From Eptesicus fuscus isolate TK198812 chromosome 13, DD_ASM_mEF_20220401, whole genome shotgun sequence, the proteins below share one genomic window:
- the ZNF408 gene encoding zinc finger protein 408, protein MKSDSYDAFLRVNLAVHDCFREELRRRCSLPAEGFFSPGMEEAAAAELLLEGERLQFDPQRRPDPGSGWSPSAEGCAQGLKDWPAWPTQAVHALKTLPQGLALGPSLVEKQRLGVWCVGKPLQPGLLWGPLGEESVPEQKDEEVRPRQEKDVSLGPWGDVCACEQSSGWTSLVQRGRLEGEGNVAPVWTSERLHLQVYRVVLPGFELLLWPRSPSEGLSPTQSRLEEEAAVAVMTEVESAVQQEVASPGEDAGEPCTDLGYQSPPSSQAESMVSSGLKPQTQDQLSKESLSLGPLPQDGSMDEEGPPQTQMPAELQSSSATQRGLESSEATSSSSAGGTQQPAHLVKKFHSPSDQCLPGAKTSEPRAQQNGEQHPSFSAHLGSPPVPTGSSPKRGRQYRCGECGKTFLQLCHLKKHAFIHTGHKPFLCTECGKSYSSEESFKAHMLGHRGVRPFPCPQCDKAYGTRRDLKEHQVVHSGARPFACDQCGKAFARRPSLRLHHKTHQVPPASASCPCPVCGRPLANQGSLRNHMRLHTGEKPFLCPHCGRAFRQQGNLRGHLRLHTGERPYRCPHCADAFPQLPELRRHLISHTGEAHLCPVCGKALRDPHTLRAHERLHSGERPFPCPQCGRAYTLATKLRRHLKSHLADKPYRCPTCGMGYTLPQSLKRHQLSHQPGASSSPPSVPPAASEPTVVLVQTEPELLDTCNEQDVSPARHVFEVTLSESQDKCFVVPEEPGPAPSLLLLPKDVGFSPWAEVVEVETGT, encoded by the exons ATGAAGTCCGACTCCTACGATGCTTTCCTGAGAGTAAATTTGGCAGTCCACGACTGTTTCCGGGAGGAGCTGAGAAGGCGATGCTCACTTCCGGCGGAGGGGTTTTTCTCACCGGGGatggaggaggcggcggcggcggagctgctcttggagggggagagactgcaGTTCG ACCCCCAGCGGCGCCCGGATCCGGGCTCGGGATGGAGCCCTTCTGCAGAAGGCTGTGCTCAGGGCCTCAAAGACTGGCCGGCCTGGCCGACCCAGGCCGTCCACGCTTTAAAGACCCTCCCCCAGGGTTTAGCCCTTGGCCCCTCACTCGTCGAGAAACAGCGCTTGGGGGTCTGGTGTGTCGGGAAGCCTCTGCAGCCAGGACTGCTCTGGGGGCCGCTGGGAGAGGAGTCTGTCCCGGAGCAGAAGGACGAGGAGGTGCGACCAAGGCAGGAGAAG GACGTGTCACTAGGCCCATGGGGAGACGTGTGTGCTTGTGAGCAGAGTTCAGGCTGGACCAG TTTGGTGCagcggggcaggctggagggtgaGGGAAACGTGGCCCCAGTGTGGACCAGCGAGAGGCTCCACCTGCAGGTGTACCGGGTCGTGCTGCCAGGCTTTGAGCTGCTACTGTGGCCCCGGTCTCCCTCTGAGGGCCTCAGTCCCACCCAGTCCAGGCTAGAAGAAGAGGCAGCCGTGGCTGTGATGACAGAAGTGGAATCTGCTGTACAGCAGGAAGTGGCCTCTCCTGGGGAGGATGCAGGAGAACCTTGTACAG ATCTTGGGTACCAGTCACCCCCCAGCAGCCAGGCAGAGAGTATGGTGAGCTCTGGACTTAAGCCCCAAACCCAGGACCAACTTTCCAAGGAGAGCCTATCACTTGGTCCATTGCCTCAGGATGGGAGCATGGACGAGGAGGGCCCACCCCAGACACAGATGCCAGCTGAACTTCAGAGCAGCTCTGCTACCCAGCGGGGCCTAGAGAGCAGTGAGGCCACTTCCTCATCTTCTGCCGGTGGCACCCAGCAGCCTGCTCACCTGGTCAAGAAGTTTCATAGCCCCAGTGATCAGTGTCTACCCGGAGCAAAGACCtcagagcccagggcccagcagaaCGGAGAGCAGCACCCCAGCTTCTCTGCACACTTGGGGAGCCCTCCTGTCCCGACGGGAAGCTCCCCGAAAAGGGGGCGACAGTACCGGTGTGGGGAATGTGGCAAGACGTTCCTGCAGCTGTGCCATCTGAAGAAGCATGCGTTTATACACACGGGCCACAAGCCCTTCCTTTGCACTGAGTGTGGCAAGAGCTATAGCTCAGAGGAGAGCTTCAAAGCCCACATGCTGGGCCACCGCGGGGTACGGCCCTTCCCCTGCCCGCAGTGTGACAAGGCCTATGGCACCCGGCGGGACCTCAAAGAGCACCAGGTGGTACATTCAGGTGCCCGACCCTTTGCTTGTGACCAGTGTGGCAAGGCCTTCGCCCGCCGGCCTTCCCTGAGACTGCATCATAAGACCCACCAGGtgccacctgcctctgcctcatgCCCATGCCCCGTATGCGGTCGGCCCCTGGCCAACCAGGGCTCTCTGCGGAACCACATGCGACTCCACACAGGGGAAAAGCCCTTCCTGTGCCCACATTGTGGCCGGGCATTCCGCCAGCAGGGCAACCTACGCGGGCACTTGCGACTGCACACAGGGGAGCGCCCTTATCGCTGCCCGCACTGTGCTGACGCTTTCCCCCAGCTTCCTGAACTGAGGCGCCATCTCATCTCCCACACCGGGGAGGCCCACTTGTGCCCCGTGTGTGGGAAGGCCCTCCGAGACCCACACACGCTGCGGGCTCATGAGCGCCTGCACTCGGGAGAGAGGCCCTTCCCGTGCCCCCAGTGTGGCCGTGCATACACACTGGCTACCAAACTGAGGCGCCACCTCAAATCCCACCTGGCTGACAAGCCCTACCGCTGCCCCACCTGTGGCATgggctacaccctcccccaaaGCCTCAAGCGGCACCAGCTCAGTCACCAGCCCGGGGCatcctccagcccaccctccgTGCCTCCGGCTGCTTCTGAGCCCACTGTGGTCTTAGTACAGACTGAGCCAGAATTACTGGACACATGCAACGAACAGGATGTCTCCCCAGCCCGGCACGTCTTCGAGGTCACCCTTTCTGAGAGCCAGGATAAGTGCTTTGTGGTGCCGGAGgaaccaggccccgcccccagcctgctgcTCCTCCCTAAGGACGTGGGCTTTAGCCCCTGGGCAGAAGTGGTGGAGGTGGAGACAGGCACCTGA
- the ARHGAP1 gene encoding rho GTPase-activating protein 1 isoform X3: protein MDPLSELQDDLTLDDTSQALNQLKLASIDEKNWPSDEMPDFPKSDDSKSSSPEPVTHLKWDDPYYDIARHQIVEVAGCDEPEGAQPGDDKYGRKIILFSACRMPPSHQLDHSKLLGYKKNIKALYIVHPTMFIKTLLILFKPFISFKFGQKIFYVNYLSELSEHVKLEQLGIPRQVLKYDDFLKSTQKSPATAPKPMPPRPPLPNQQFGVSLQHLQEKNPEQEPIPLVVRETIAHLQAHALTTEGIFRRSANTQVVREVQQKYNMGLPVDFDQYNDLHLPAVILKTFLRELPEPLLTFDLYPHVVGFLNIDESQRVEVTLQVLRTLPEENYQVLRFLTAFLVQVSAQCDQNKMTNTNLAVVFGPNLLWAKDAAITLKAINPINTFTKFLLDHQGELFPTPDS, encoded by the exons ATGGACCCACTTTCAGAGCTGCAGGATGACCTGACCTTGGAtgacaccagccaggctctgaaccagctgaagctagcctccaTTGATGAGAAGAACTGGCCCTCGGATGAAATGCCCGACTTTCCCAAGTCAG ATGACTCCAAAAGCAGCTCCCCAGAACCTGTCACACACCTGAAGTGGGATGACCCTTACTATGACATTGCCCGGCACCAGATTGTGGAGGTGGCAG GGTGTGATGAGCCTGAGGGGGCCCAGCCAG GAGATGACAAGTATGGGCGGAAGATCATTTTGTTTAGTGCCTGCCGAATGCCTCCCAGCCACCAGCTGGACCACAGCAAGCTCTTGGG GTACAAGAAGAACATCAAGGCCCTGTACATCGTGCACCCCACCATGTTCATCAAGACCCTGCTCATCCTCTTTAAGCCCTTCATTAG CTTCAAGTTTGGGCAGAAGATCTTCTATGTGAATTACCTGAGTGAGCTGAGCGAGCACGTGAAGCTGGAGCAACTAGGGATCCCTCGCCAAGTGCTCAA GTATGATGACTTCCTCAAGTCCACACAGAAGAGCCCTGCAACAGCCCCCAAGCCCATGCCCCCACGGCCCCCACTGCCCAACCAGCAGTTTGGGGTCTCACTGCAGCA CCTCCAGGAGAAGAACCCAGAGCAGGAGCCCATTCCTCTCGTGGTCCGCGAGACTATTGCCCACCTGCAGGCCCACG CTCTCACCACTGAAGGGATTTTCCGAAGGTCTGCCAACACCCAAGTTGTACGAGAGGTACAGCAGAAGTACAACATGG GGCTGCCTGTGGACTTCGATCAGTACAACGACTTGCACCTGCCAGCGGTCATCCTCAAGACCTTCCTCCGGGAGCTTCCTGAGCCCCTGCTCACCTTTGACCTCTACCCTCACGTAGTGGGCTTCCTCA ACATTGACGAGAGCCAGAGAGTGGAGGTGACGCTGCAGGTCCTTCGGACGCTGCCCGAGGAGAACTACCAGGTGCTTCGTTTCCTTACTGCCTTCTTGGTGCAG GTGTCTGCTCAGTGTGACCAAAACAAGATGACCAACACTAACCTGGCTGTCGTCTTTGGCCCTAACCTGCTGTGGGCCAAGGATGCTGCCATCACTCTCAAGGCCATTAATCCCATCAACACCTTTACCAAGTTCCTCCTGGACCATCAAGGGGAGTTGTTCCCTACCCCTGACTCCTAG
- the ARHGAP1 gene encoding rho GTPase-activating protein 1 isoform X1 yields the protein MDPLSELQDDLTLDDTSQALNQLKLASIDEKNWPSDEMPDFPKSDDSKSSSPEPVTHLKWDDPYYDIARHQIVEVAGCDEPEGAQPGDDKYGRKIILFSACRMPPSHQLDHSKLLGYLKHTLDQYVESDYTLLYLHHGLTSDNKPSFSWLRDAYREFDRKYKKNIKALYIVHPTMFIKTLLILFKPFISFKFGQKIFYVNYLSELSEHVKLEQLGIPRQVLKYDDFLKSTQKSPATAPKPMPPRPPLPNQQFGVSLQHLQEKNPEQEPIPLVVRETIAHLQAHALTTEGIFRRSANTQVVREVQQKYNMGLPVDFDQYNDLHLPAVILKTFLRELPEPLLTFDLYPHVVGFLNIDESQRVEVTLQVLRTLPEENYQVLRFLTAFLVQVSAQCDQNKMTNTNLAVVFGPNLLWAKDAAITLKAINPINTFTKFLLDHQGELFPTPDS from the exons ATGGACCCACTTTCAGAGCTGCAGGATGACCTGACCTTGGAtgacaccagccaggctctgaaccagctgaagctagcctccaTTGATGAGAAGAACTGGCCCTCGGATGAAATGCCCGACTTTCCCAAGTCAG ATGACTCCAAAAGCAGCTCCCCAGAACCTGTCACACACCTGAAGTGGGATGACCCTTACTATGACATTGCCCGGCACCAGATTGTGGAGGTGGCAG GGTGTGATGAGCCTGAGGGGGCCCAGCCAG GAGATGACAAGTATGGGCGGAAGATCATTTTGTTTAGTGCCTGCCGAATGCCTCCCAGCCACCAGCTGGACCACAGCAAGCTCTTGGG GTACCTGAAGCACACCCTGGACCAGTACGTGGAGAGTGACTACACACTGCTTTACCTGCACCACGGCCTGACCAGCGACAACAAGCCCTCCTTCAGCTGGCTCCGGGATGCCTACCGGGAGTTTGACCGAAA GTACAAGAAGAACATCAAGGCCCTGTACATCGTGCACCCCACCATGTTCATCAAGACCCTGCTCATCCTCTTTAAGCCCTTCATTAG CTTCAAGTTTGGGCAGAAGATCTTCTATGTGAATTACCTGAGTGAGCTGAGCGAGCACGTGAAGCTGGAGCAACTAGGGATCCCTCGCCAAGTGCTCAA GTATGATGACTTCCTCAAGTCCACACAGAAGAGCCCTGCAACAGCCCCCAAGCCCATGCCCCCACGGCCCCCACTGCCCAACCAGCAGTTTGGGGTCTCACTGCAGCA CCTCCAGGAGAAGAACCCAGAGCAGGAGCCCATTCCTCTCGTGGTCCGCGAGACTATTGCCCACCTGCAGGCCCACG CTCTCACCACTGAAGGGATTTTCCGAAGGTCTGCCAACACCCAAGTTGTACGAGAGGTACAGCAGAAGTACAACATGG GGCTGCCTGTGGACTTCGATCAGTACAACGACTTGCACCTGCCAGCGGTCATCCTCAAGACCTTCCTCCGGGAGCTTCCTGAGCCCCTGCTCACCTTTGACCTCTACCCTCACGTAGTGGGCTTCCTCA ACATTGACGAGAGCCAGAGAGTGGAGGTGACGCTGCAGGTCCTTCGGACGCTGCCCGAGGAGAACTACCAGGTGCTTCGTTTCCTTACTGCCTTCTTGGTGCAG GTGTCTGCTCAGTGTGACCAAAACAAGATGACCAACACTAACCTGGCTGTCGTCTTTGGCCCTAACCTGCTGTGGGCCAAGGATGCTGCCATCACTCTCAAGGCCATTAATCCCATCAACACCTTTACCAAGTTCCTCCTGGACCATCAAGGGGAGTTGTTCCCTACCCCTGACTCCTAG
- the ARHGAP1 gene encoding rho GTPase-activating protein 1 isoform X2 yields the protein MDPLSELQDDLTLDDTSQALNQLKLASIDEKNWPSDEMPDFPKSDDSKSSSPEPVTHLKWDDPYYDIARHQIVEVAGDDKYGRKIILFSACRMPPSHQLDHSKLLGYLKHTLDQYVESDYTLLYLHHGLTSDNKPSFSWLRDAYREFDRKYKKNIKALYIVHPTMFIKTLLILFKPFISFKFGQKIFYVNYLSELSEHVKLEQLGIPRQVLKYDDFLKSTQKSPATAPKPMPPRPPLPNQQFGVSLQHLQEKNPEQEPIPLVVRETIAHLQAHALTTEGIFRRSANTQVVREVQQKYNMGLPVDFDQYNDLHLPAVILKTFLRELPEPLLTFDLYPHVVGFLNIDESQRVEVTLQVLRTLPEENYQVLRFLTAFLVQVSAQCDQNKMTNTNLAVVFGPNLLWAKDAAITLKAINPINTFTKFLLDHQGELFPTPDS from the exons ATGGACCCACTTTCAGAGCTGCAGGATGACCTGACCTTGGAtgacaccagccaggctctgaaccagctgaagctagcctccaTTGATGAGAAGAACTGGCCCTCGGATGAAATGCCCGACTTTCCCAAGTCAG ATGACTCCAAAAGCAGCTCCCCAGAACCTGTCACACACCTGAAGTGGGATGACCCTTACTATGACATTGCCCGGCACCAGATTGTGGAGGTGGCAG GAGATGACAAGTATGGGCGGAAGATCATTTTGTTTAGTGCCTGCCGAATGCCTCCCAGCCACCAGCTGGACCACAGCAAGCTCTTGGG GTACCTGAAGCACACCCTGGACCAGTACGTGGAGAGTGACTACACACTGCTTTACCTGCACCACGGCCTGACCAGCGACAACAAGCCCTCCTTCAGCTGGCTCCGGGATGCCTACCGGGAGTTTGACCGAAA GTACAAGAAGAACATCAAGGCCCTGTACATCGTGCACCCCACCATGTTCATCAAGACCCTGCTCATCCTCTTTAAGCCCTTCATTAG CTTCAAGTTTGGGCAGAAGATCTTCTATGTGAATTACCTGAGTGAGCTGAGCGAGCACGTGAAGCTGGAGCAACTAGGGATCCCTCGCCAAGTGCTCAA GTATGATGACTTCCTCAAGTCCACACAGAAGAGCCCTGCAACAGCCCCCAAGCCCATGCCCCCACGGCCCCCACTGCCCAACCAGCAGTTTGGGGTCTCACTGCAGCA CCTCCAGGAGAAGAACCCAGAGCAGGAGCCCATTCCTCTCGTGGTCCGCGAGACTATTGCCCACCTGCAGGCCCACG CTCTCACCACTGAAGGGATTTTCCGAAGGTCTGCCAACACCCAAGTTGTACGAGAGGTACAGCAGAAGTACAACATGG GGCTGCCTGTGGACTTCGATCAGTACAACGACTTGCACCTGCCAGCGGTCATCCTCAAGACCTTCCTCCGGGAGCTTCCTGAGCCCCTGCTCACCTTTGACCTCTACCCTCACGTAGTGGGCTTCCTCA ACATTGACGAGAGCCAGAGAGTGGAGGTGACGCTGCAGGTCCTTCGGACGCTGCCCGAGGAGAACTACCAGGTGCTTCGTTTCCTTACTGCCTTCTTGGTGCAG GTGTCTGCTCAGTGTGACCAAAACAAGATGACCAACACTAACCTGGCTGTCGTCTTTGGCCCTAACCTGCTGTGGGCCAAGGATGCTGCCATCACTCTCAAGGCCATTAATCCCATCAACACCTTTACCAAGTTCCTCCTGGACCATCAAGGGGAGTTGTTCCCTACCCCTGACTCCTAG